In the Colius striatus isolate bColStr4 chromosome W, bColStr4.1.hap1, whole genome shotgun sequence genome, one interval contains:
- the LOC133628540 gene encoding feather keratin Cos2-3-like: MSCYSSCQPCGPTPLANSCTEPCVRQCQSSNVVIEPPAVVLTLPGPILSSFPQNTVVGSSTSAAAGSILSSQGVPISSGGFDLSSITSRYCGRRSSPC, from the coding sequence ATGTCCTGCTACAGCTCGTGCCAGCCCTGCGGCCCGACCCCGCTGGCCaacagctgcactgagccctgtgTCAGGCAGTGCCAGAGCTCCAACGTGGTCATCGAGCCTCCTGCTGTGGTGCtgaccctgcccggccccatcctcagctccttccctcagaacaccgttgtgggctcctccacctccgccgccgctggcagcatcctcagcagccagggagtgcccatctcctccgggGGCTTTGACCTCTCCAGCATCACCAGCCGCTACTGTGGCAGGAGATCCTCCCCCTGCTAA
- the LOC133628595 gene encoding feather keratin Cos1-2-like, producing MSCCDQCQSCQPCGPTPLANSCTEPCCRQCQDSNIIIQPSAVVVTLPGPILSSFPQNTVVGSSTSAAAGSILSSQGVPISSGGFDLSCITSRYCGSRCPC from the coding sequence ATGTCCTGCTGTGACCAGTGCCAGTCCTGCCAGCCCTGCGGCCCGACCCCGCTGGCCaacagctgcactgagccctgctgcaggcagtgccaggactcCAACATCATCATCCAGCCCTCCGCTGTGGTGGtgaccctgcccggccccatcctcagctccttccctcagaacaccgttgtgggctcctccacctccgccgccgctggcagcatcctcagcagccagggagtgcccatctcctccgggGGCTTTGACCTCTCCTGCATCACCAGCCGCTACTGTGGCAGCAGATGTCCCTGCTAA